Below is a genomic region from Fibrobacterota bacterium.
CGGGAACGGCCAGATCACCATGGGAGACGCTTCCATTCTGACGGGGAATTCCGTTACGGTTTCCGCTTGGATTTATCTCGCGTCGTCCGCTTCGACCGATACGCGCTATTTCGTCTATTCGGGCGGGGTGAATTTCGCTTCGGAGGGTTCCGCGATTTATTTCGCCGTCAGTACGACCAATACCAATAGCGCGTGGTGTACCGTCAACGTGGGGGAATGGACCCAGATCACCGGAACATATGATGGAAGCGACATCAAGATTTATAAGAATGGGGTCTTACAGTCCACTACTCCGCAACCCGGCACGGTTACCGGGAACCTGAGCCAGATGTACCTGGGTTACTTCAATTCCGTTTTCTGGGATGGGAGGCTGGATGACTTACGCTACTATAATCGGGTCCTTTCCCAGACCGAGATCACGGCCGTAGCCAATGGCAGCATGTAATCGGGAATGGGAATGATTACCTTCTCGGTCATGTCTCCATTCCGGTTCACGCTCCCCGTATTGTTGACGGCGTTCGCCCTCCATTGCGCCGCCAAATCCCCGGAAGAATTCGTCGGCTCCGGCGCAAAGACTGCGGCTTCCGCCTCCGATACTTCTAAACCCGCTTCGGCAGGACACGCCAAAGCCCCGTCTATGCCGCGAACCGCGTCCGCCAAGGCCCCCAAGCCCGCAATCGATACCGCTCGCGTCCATGGCCTCTACCTGGATGGCGATTTCGACCAGGCCATCCGCCTGCTGGATACGGCTTTGAAAGGCCGCAAGCCCTTGAGCCATGCCGATAGCGTTTTCTCCTTCAAGCACTTGGGCGTCATGTACGCCGCCACTCCGGCCACGCGGGAGAAGGGCCGCTACTACATGTTGCAACTCATCTCCATCGAGCCCACCGCGCGCATACTCGACATGTACGCCAGCGACATGATCTACCTCATCTTCCGCAACGTGCAGGAAGAGTACGAGAACAAACACAGCAAGATGGCGGCGGCCGCGCCTGCCGATACCGCTCCCGCGCCCCAGGCCGCGGCCCATAAGGATTCGCTGCCCGCTCCCGCCCCCGTCGCCACCGTATCCAAGCCTTCGAATCCGCGCACCTTGTACTGGGTGGCCGGCGGAGCCGCCGTCGCCGCCGGCGCCGCGGGCCTCCTCTTCATCCTCCTCGACAACCCGGAACCGAAGAAACGCAACATCGTTCTTTCGGAGTGATCCAAGCCCGGATGGGATACGTCCCGTCCGGCGCCGGAAAGTCAAGACCGGCGCGCGCCCGGCCGTTTGGGAATCGTGGGCATGATTGCCCGAATCCGCGCGGAAACGACGCGCCAACATTCCGGAACCGGGGCGAACCAGCGATTGCCGACGATGGGGTCCCGGGTTATGATAGGAAGTCCGAAGGGAGGCTTCCTGAAGCGGTTTTTCCTCACCGTAGTCGATGGCGCCCCGATCGATCGCAAGGTCGAGGTGTTCTCGTCCGTGACCGTGGGGCGCAGCCATGGCAACGACCTGGCTTTCACCGGCGAGGAGTACGGCATCGTTTCCGCCCGGCACGCCCTGGTGGCCCTCAAAGGCGCATCCTTGTGGCTGCGGGATTTGGACAGCACCAACGGTACCTTCGTAGGCAAAACCCGCGTGACCGAGCGGGAGCTGTTGGGCGGCGAGATCATCATGCTGGGCCACGACGGGCCGGCCATGCGCGTGGAGGTGATGGACATCCCCGAGGAGCGCTCCGGCTCGGAAACCCTGCTGGCCAAGGGCCGCGAAACCACCACCATGCTGGCCCCGGAGCTGGGCCTTTTCGCCCGCAAGTCCCGCCGCGACGGGAATCGCAGCCTGATCCTGGAGATGGCCAAGCGATTGCGCAGCAGCAACAGCCCGCAGGAAGTGATGCAGGGCCTTTTGCGCGATCCCGAGCGGCTGGCGCGGCTGCTGCAAGGGGGCGTGATGCCTGAGCGCGTGGCCGATTGGCTGGGAGGCATCGGCTCGCGTTTCGCGCGTTCGCGCCGGCGCATCCTATGGATCGGAGGCGCCTTCGGCGGGATCGCCATGGTCGGGATATCCGTGCTGGGCTGGCAGAATTTCAGCTATCGGCAGAAGATCAGGAGGCAGGGGGATTTGCTTTCCCAGATCCACGAGTTGGAGAAGGGCTTGGATGCGCCGGCGGCGGCGGGGGAGGATTCGCCGGAACGGGCGCGGGCCGTGCACCAATTGCTGGCGGCGGAAAAACAGCTTTTCCAACTGCGCGAGAAACTGAAGCTCCCCGATCGCGCGCCCACCTATCAAGACCCCTTGGGGGCGGACGTGCATCAAGTGCTGGAGGAGCTCGGCAAAAAGGCCTTCATCGTACCCGAGAGCTTCATCAAGACGGTGCAAGGCCAGATCGACTACTTCATCGCGCCCGGGAACCGCGCCACCCTCGCGCGCTGCTTCGCGCGCAAGCCGCGCTACGAGGCGCTCATCCGCCAGGAGCTGAAGAAAAGGAACCTGCCCTACGACTTCCTTTACATCGCCATGCAGGAGAGCCTATTGGACTCCGCCGCGCGGAGCGGCAACGATGCGCGGGGCCTTTGGCAGCTGGTGCCGGAAACCGCCCGCGATTTCGATCTGAAGGTGCCGGAGGATTGGAAAGCGGCGCCGGCCGCCCTCGACGAACGGACCCGGCCGCGGGCCGCCACGCGCGCGGCGGCCGATTACCTGCATACACTGTATTCCGATTTCGGGGACGCCCCCCTGGCCATGGCCGCCTACAACGCGGGCGCCACCAAGATGCGCAAGACCTTGCGCCGGATCGAGGATCCCATAAATGACCGCGATTTCTGGTACATCTACCGCATGGGATACATGTCGGCGGAGACGCGGGAATACGTGCCTAAGATCATCGCCATGATCCTGATCGACCGGAACCGGGAGAAGTACGGCTTCCCTCCGGAAGCGAAGAGGATGGAAGCGAAAGCCCCGGAGGCGAAGGCCGCGGAGGCGAAAACGCCGGAAGCGAAGCATCCGAACGCGAAGAAACCCGCGCCGAAGCGGGCTACTTCCGCCCCCAAGACGCGCGTCTAATACCCGCGTTATGGAATGCGTCGTATTGCTCCACGGCCTGGCCCGCACGGACAAATCCATGTCCGTCATGCAGGCCCGGCTGGAACGGGAAGGCTTTCTGGTCGTCAATCACGGCTATCCTTCCCGGAAGTACCCCATCGAAGAACTCGCGAACCGGTTCCTGCCCTTGGCCCTCGCGCAATGCGCCCGGTCCTCGCTGCCATCGGAATGCGGGAAGATCCATTTCGTCACCCACTCCTTGGGCGGCATCCTCGTCCGCCAATATCTGAACGACCATCGGCTCCCGAAGTTGGGCCGGGTAGTTATGCTGGGGCCGCCCAATCACGGGAGCCAGGTAGTCGACAAGCTGGCCTGGGCGCCGGGCTTCAGCTGGTACAACGGTCCGGCAGGTATGCAATTGGGGACATCGGAGACCGGCATCCCCGCCCGACTAGGTCCCGCCGATTTCGAAGTCGGGGTCATCGCCGGGACCCGGTCCATCAATCTCTTCCTATCCCTGTTCCTGCCCAACCCGAACGATGGCAAGGTTTCCGTAGAGAACACCAAGCTGGCGGGCATGCAGGACCATATCCAAATCCCGGTCTCGCACCCGTTCCTGATGCGCGATCCGAAAGCCATCGGATATACGGTGAATTTCCTAAAGACGGGTTCTTTCCGGTAGCGGATGGGAGCGTGCTGACGAGGATAAGGCGGGTACTTACATTGGATGATCTATGCCCAACCATTTCGCCCTCCGCACGGCTCCCGTTTTCGCGCTTCTGATCGCTTTCGCGCCCGCGCGTGCCAAGGACCACCCGGAATGGAAGTCCGAAAAGGATTTCCGCGATGCGGCTCCGATGGTCCACCGCCAGGCTTTATGGTTGGAAGCCAATCCCGACGCGAAAACCTGGGGGGACAGCCTGAAAACCGTCCTCACCTGGGCCCATGACGTTCCGTACGCCAACCTGGGCACCGCCAAGGTTTTCGAAAAGGAAATCCAGAACCTGCCCAAGGATCCGGTGGCGGGCCGCATCGCCAGCATGATGCGGGTGGGTTTCGCGGAGGACGCGACCGAGCCGGAATTCCGGAAGGCCACGGAATTCGGGCAGGCGAAGGCGGGGGTAACCTGCATGATACGTTATTACGAGAACGTCAAGCAGGCCAAGCCGGATTATTCGATCCCAATGATAGAACGGTTGGCCGGGCTCATGCATTCGGATGCGCTGGACGAATACATCCAAGCCAAGCTGCGCAAGTAACGCCCGGCGCGGCGCCCTTAGAGAACGGGCCTGGAAAAATCGTAGCGGAAGATGTTTTTCTTGACGTACGCATCCGCCAGAGCGGGATCGGCCGATTTGGACGCCTGGCCCTTGAAGGTTTCCACGAAGCCCGGCGGGACCTTCGCCCTTCCCAGGGCATGCAAGAACTCACCGTAGCCGGCATAGGTATTTCCGACCACGTTGTCCTTCAGGTTCCGGAATACCTCGGGGGGAATCCGATCGGTGGGGGGCACCGGAATGCTTTGCGCCATGGCCGTGTGCAAGGGCTTTAATCGCACCTCTTCCGCTTCGACTTCATCCACCGCCGACTGGGATAGGGTATAACGCATAGGGAAATCGGAAGCCTGTTCGGCGAGCGATCGCTTTACCGCATCCTCGGACAAATCGCATCCCAGGGGGAAGGCGTCATAGGTCGTCCCGGCCGCTGATCCATCCGAGCGACGCTTGATCCCGAACTCATGTTCCCAAGCGGTGCCGAAGACGGTCTTGCTCATATTCTTCCAGGAGATTTTGGTCCCCGGAGGAGCCGCGTCCCAAGCGGCGTTGAAGCCCGCCGCTTGGGACGCCTCGTCGGGTTGGACCACCGCGGTTTGCATCGGGAGTCCCGCGGAATGCTGGTTGCGCAGGATCAAGCCGGAGAACCGCTTATTGAACGCCGCTTCGCTACCCGAATATCGCCTCCAGGCCAAGAGCAGGGCGACCTCGGCATAGGTCGCGCAGTCCAGGGTCCATTTCTCCAGGTTATCGAAAAGGGCGCCCACGGCCGCGTAGGGGGCCGTGATCGGGGAGAACGCGACGCTGTGGCCCCTGGTTACGTCGTTCAGATTCTGGGACCAATTATCCTGGTCGAAGTGGGTGAACTTTTCCGCCGGGGATCCGAAGGTGGGCTTCGAGCCGCCTTCGATTTTCCGCTGGAGGGCGGTGAGGGTGGCCAAGACATCGTCCGGCCAGTTCCGCGCCTTGGGCGTCAAGGTCCCATCGCAGCAGGCGTTCTTCAGGGAGCCTGGGGCCGCGGCGACGGGGGCTTTCGCGGCCGGCCCTTTCATGCCCTCATCGTAGTAGCCGACCGCCTTGGTAAGGTCGTCGCCGGAAAGCTCGTCGTCCAATTCGGCCCTGAGGGTCGGTTCATCGGGGTAGGTTTTATGGTACAGCGCATCGACCTCGCGCATGTTGCCTTGGTCGCGCGCCTGTTTCAGGGCGGCGAACACCCCGTCCTCGTCGGTTCCCCCGAGCCCCAGGAACCCGGGATCGTTGAACGCATCGTACAGCCGTTTCACCAAGGTGGCGGCATCCGCGCTACCGGCCATAATCAGCAGCTCCCATCTCTGACTTATCCCGCCTTTTCATCCAAGCCGCATCCGCCGCCCGACGTTTTCATGCGAGTCCATCGGGCGCGACGCCCGCAATGGTCAGGTAGTTGTTCGTGACGCCCAAATTCGCTTCGCTCTTCATCATGGCCTGGATGGCCTTGTTGACCGGGTCGTCGTAGTGGTAAATCATCACGTTAGCGCAGGTGGTTAGCCAGATGCAGGCTTGCTTTTGGCGATCAACAGCGCTCAGGCCCTGCATATAGCCCAAATCCTCAAACGCGGTGTACCAGGCCGAATAATCCACGATCTTGTTCCAGAAAGCGCCAACCGCGGGTACGTGCGGGCCCTTGGCACCGGATATGTCCTTCGCCACATGCCAGCCTTCGTGCCGCGCCGCGAGCTCGTTGATGAAGCGGTAGCGGGTACCCTCTCCGTCGGTGGACCCGGCCAAGGCCGGATCGACGAAGTTGGTCGCATTGATGCCCCCGCCTATTCCGTCGATTAGCACGCGGTTGCGGAAATGGTTGATTTCATGCCCGAACACCGCCGCCAGGCGGGTCCTGGCCGTTGAAAACCCCGACTCCCGCGCGACGCTGGAGTTCGAGTTGCTGATAAGCGCATAGCCACGGCGTCGCGGATCGTTCTGCAATCCGAAATAGTAGGCGTTCGCCGTGATGTCCCCGGATTTCAGGTAGGTGGTCTTCAAAGTTTCGTATTCGTCTACCGGGAGCTTGTCCTTCAATACGGTGAGCGATTTCCCGGCGCTGACCACGGCGATCAGGTTCCCGCCCTTCATCTCGGAATGGGTGAAGTGCGCTACCTGATGGGCATGCGATCCATCCGGGAACCGGGAGAGATCCTTGAGCAATTCCCCGAAGTCGTAATCCAAGCGATCCCCGAACTCCATCATGAAATTGGGGGTCTCCAGTTCGGTGACCATGCGCGCATCGAAGAGGACGGGCAAGGCGTCGCTGGGCTTCTTGGGATCCTTCGGCAGGGAGGCGATGGAGCCGCAGTAGGTCTTGGGGCTCGTCCAAACGCCCGCGGCGGGCTTGTTCCCCACGGTCGGGACCGGCCCGTACAGCGGCTTGGAGACCGAAACGTAATAATCGCCGACCTTGAGGAAGGTGGCCTTGAAGTTGCCGTTCCCGTCGGTCAATCCCGTCGCGGCCACCTTGCCGGTCGCGAATTCCGTGAGCGTGACCTTGGCATCGGGAATCGGATCCTGCGGAACGCCGTCGAGGAACTCGCGCACCCACACCCGGATCGAGGTGACCGTGGTCGGGCCAGGAGCCGCCGTGATCTTGGTCTTGGTCGTCATCCGAATACTCCTCAGGCCTGTCCCTGATTCGACGCCGCGTGCCCGTCCGGAGGCATGTCGCCGCCGTCATGCCATGCCGTCATGTCCGACAGGACCTTCTCGTCCTGCACGTTGGGCGGATAACCGAAATCATTGCGGAAGTCGGCGATCTGCTCCTCGCGCGTCGATCCCAGATAGCCCAGGTTGGCCAGCATCAACGGGACGCCGGCATCCCCGTCGCCGATGCGGAGATGGATCTTGTTGCGGTACGATTCACCCTGCTTCCCGTTGGGATCCTCCCAGGCCAGATCGATCCACTCCAGGGTATCCGGAACGGTAAACTCCGCCCATCCTTCCCCGTCGGCGGTGCCGTTGCGGGTCGCGCCGTCCGCGCCTTCGCCGCTCCAGGCCGTATTCGGGATCGGGTTGCCATGCGGGTCGGTAAGGCGGATGGAATATCCGACCGGGTCCCCTTTGCCCGGGCTGGCGGGCGCGCCGGAATCGTCCGCCTCGGGCTGGCCGGGATAGGTGCCGCCTTCATGCCAATCCATGAGGGCATCGCGAATGTCGTTGATCTCGCCCGTGGGTTCCAAGCCGAAATGCGTCTGGTAGGCCATGACTTGATCCGCCAAGGTCGCTCCCGTATAGCCGAGATGGGTGAGGCGCTTTACGCAGGCCTCATCGTCGGCGGAACGGACGCCCACATCGAAGGTAT
It encodes:
- a CDS encoding transglycosylase SLT domain-containing protein, with the protein product MIGSPKGGFLKRFFLTVVDGAPIDRKVEVFSSVTVGRSHGNDLAFTGEEYGIVSARHALVALKGASLWLRDLDSTNGTFVGKTRVTERELLGGEIIMLGHDGPAMRVEVMDIPEERSGSETLLAKGRETTTMLAPELGLFARKSRRDGNRSLILEMAKRLRSSNSPQEVMQGLLRDPERLARLLQGGVMPERVADWLGGIGSRFARSRRRILWIGGAFGGIAMVGISVLGWQNFSYRQKIRRQGDLLSQIHELEKGLDAPAAAGEDSPERARAVHQLLAAEKQLFQLREKLKLPDRAPTYQDPLGADVHQVLEELGKKAFIVPESFIKTVQGQIDYFIAPGNRATLARCFARKPRYEALIRQELKKRNLPYDFLYIAMQESLLDSAARSGNDARGLWQLVPETARDFDLKVPEDWKAAPAALDERTRPRAATRAAADYLHTLYSDFGDAPLAMAAYNAGATKMRKTLRRIEDPINDRDFWYIYRMGYMSAETREYVPKIIAMILIDRNREKYGFPPEAKRMEAKAPEAKAAEAKTPEAKHPNAKKPAPKRATSAPKTRV
- a CDS encoding alpha/beta hydrolase, with amino-acid sequence MECVVLLHGLARTDKSMSVMQARLEREGFLVVNHGYPSRKYPIEELANRFLPLALAQCARSSLPSECGKIHFVTHSLGGILVRQYLNDHRLPKLGRVVMLGPPNHGSQVVDKLAWAPGFSWYNGPAGMQLGTSETGIPARLGPADFEVGVIAGTRSINLFLSLFLPNPNDGKVSVENTKLAGMQDHIQIPVSHPFLMRDPKAIGYTVNFLKTGSFR
- a CDS encoding carboxypeptidase regulatory-like domain-containing protein — translated: MTTKTKITAAPGPTTVTSIRVWVREFLDGVPQDPIPDAKVTLTEFATGKVAATGLTDGNGNFKATFLKVGDYYVSVSKPLYGPVPTVGNKPAAGVWTSPKTYCGSIASLPKDPKKPSDALPVLFDARMVTELETPNFMMEFGDRLDYDFGELLKDLSRFPDGSHAHQVAHFTHSEMKGGNLIAVVSAGKSLTVLKDKLPVDEYETLKTTYLKSGDITANAYYFGLQNDPRRRGYALISNSNSSVARESGFSTARTRLAAVFGHEINHFRNRVLIDGIGGGINATNFVDPALAGSTDGEGTRYRFINELAARHEGWHVAKDISGAKGPHVPAVGAFWNKIVDYSAWYTAFEDLGYMQGLSAVDRQKQACIWLTTCANVMIYHYDDPVNKAIQAMMKSEANLGVTNNYLTIAGVAPDGLA